From Homalodisca vitripennis isolate AUS2020 chromosome 1, UT_GWSS_2.1, whole genome shotgun sequence, the proteins below share one genomic window:
- the LOC124357023 gene encoding proline-rich proteoglycan 2-like: MRTFTLCIFALTLAAVAHGQRFGSGWFANQGGGKQGGKPGGRLGGRPGGFGMFGGGGRFGFFGRPQGKPQWGGPQQGGPQQGGPQQGGPQQGGPQQGGPQQGGPQQGGPQDEKPQEDENEQQEEQVENQTEQQEEAEQQEEAEQQQEAEQQQEAEVQEQEAEQEQEQENEEDSEDKEE; encoded by the exons ATGAGAACCTTCACCCTG tgTATCTTTGCCCTCACCTTGGCCGCTGTGGCTCATGGCCAGCGATTTGGTTCTGGTTGGTTTGCCAACCAGGGAGGCGGCAAACAAGGAGGCAAACCAGGTGGCAGACTAGGTGGCAGACCAGGAGGCTTTGGTATGTTTGGTGGTGGTGGTCGATTTGGTTTCTTCGGTAGACCTCAAGGTAAACCTCAATGGGGCGGACCTCAACAGGGTGGACCTCAACAAGGCGGACCTCAACAGGGTGGACCTCAACAAGGCGGACCCCAGCAAGGCGGACCTCAGCAAGGTGGACCTCAGCAAGGTGGACCTCAAGACGAGAAACCACAAGAAGATGAGAATGAACAACAAGAGGAGCAGGTAGAGAATCAAACTGAACAACAGGAGGAGGCCGAACAACAGGAGGAAGCCGAGCAACAGCAAGAAGCTGAGCAACAGCAAGAAGCCGAGGTACAGGAGCAAGAAGCTGAGCAAGAGCAGGAGCAAGAAAATGAGGAGGATTCTGAAGACAAGGAGGAATGA